A part of Aspergillus flavus chromosome 1, complete sequence genomic DNA contains:
- a CDS encoding fungal-specific transcription factor domain-containing protein, producing the protein MLSMQKSSAFVFTPTELDSSHRHQSNSTRSGSFSENPALADCPFIDDSSVSHRASISTDGLSNESLESWDGDGPSASSPVPELEVKIHDVSQSLHSTFPPTTTATFTFNMVTSHESDVSMDDVTPKIEELDDADELQSIKPLGVDPMANANSEVTATPVNVPRKRGRPRKHPLPIPGGQLKITKGRSKTGCITCRRRKKKCDETKPSCLNCQKNAVVCEGYPKKEVWKSGKQKLEDAARAQSMVSRSLPFLIDGIEDDTDRRFLDHFVYGFSRVLTLINDDSNPFKEILLPMATQHRGLMHSLMCLSGSHLSGLDPEPKFIARKYHHFHCAIQDLQHNLLIKASSKPSNPGEEPDLLVEDPIIASTIALSLNTICEGETKGEYRMHMDAAKHLLKHQKPRNEKFRQFIVEFFQYHDVSNSVTSLDRRPAHLNGDLRLPDFVPHAQAGMFLGVFDGLFNYISEVTRLRDKIRQRHNEGYEPAVDYQILSEAVSIDSAIRLWETSYPPNTANWSLAQLYRQSTWVYLYRTIRPSQPGDKIGQVVDDGLEYLDQLPQDAGAYSIVLMPLFLLGCSAFLQHQRERIQKGFETLKSYSNLRNIEPAFKVVEKVWEVMDSNIEESWDWEKIIKDMDMDFLIT; encoded by the exons ATGTTGTCCATGCAAAAAAGCTCTGCTTTTGTGTTTACTCCGACGGAACTTGACAGCAGCCACCGTCATCAAAGCAACTCCACCCGCTCGGGCAGTTTTTCGGAAAACCCCGCTCTCGCCGACTGTCCCTTCATAGACGACTCTTCGGTCTCCCATCGTGCCAGTATTAGTACCGATGGCCTTTCCAATGAGTCTCTCGAATCCTGGGACGGCGACGGTCCGTCTGCCAGCTCACCTGTTCCGGAACTGGAGGTGAAGATCCACGACGTGTCGCAGTCGCTCCACTCGACTTTCCCTCCCACAACAACCGCCACATTTACTTTCAACATGGTTACATCTCACGAGTCTGATGTCTCCATGGACGATGTGACTCCCAAAATCGAAGAGTTGGACGATGCAGATGAGTTGCAGAGTATAAAACCTTTGGGGGTGGACCCGATGGCCAATGCGAACTCGGAGGTCACGGCTACTCCCGTCAATGTTCCACGGAAACGTGGGCGACCTCGCAAACATCCTCTCCCGATTCCTGGAGGCCAGCTCAAAATCACCAAAGGTCGCTCCAAGACAGGTTGCATAACCTGCCGCAgacgaaagaagaaatgcGACGAAACCAAGCCATC TTGTCTGAACTGCCAAAAGAATGCGGTTGTCTGTGAAGGATATCCTAAGAAGGAGGTATGGAAGAGTGGAAAGCAGAAGCTAGAAGACG CAGCCCGGGCCCAGTCTATGGTCTCTCGCtcccttcccttcttgaTCGACGGAATCGAAGACGATACTGATCGGCGCTTCTTGGACCACTTTGTCTACGGATTCAGTCGCGTTTTGACATTGATCAATGATGACTCGAACCCCTTCAAGGAGATCCTCCTTCCCATGGCTACACAACACCGGGGGCTAATGCATTCGCTTATGTGCCTATCCGGCTCACACCTGTCGGGATTGGACCCAGAGCCGAAGTTTATAGCTCGCAAATACCACCATTTCCATTGCGCGATCCAAGATCTGCAGCACAACCTCCTTatcaaagcttcttcaaaacCGAGCAATCCGGGAGAGGAGCCCGACCTCCTAGTTGAGGATCCAATAATTGCGTCGACAATAGCGCTCAGTCTGAACACGATATGTGAAGGTGAAACTAAAGGGGAATACCGGATGCATATGGATGCCGCAAAGCATCTTCTAAAGCACCAGAAACCGAGGAACGAAAAATTCCGGCAGTTCATTGTTGAGTTCTTTCAATACCACGATGTTTCCAACTCGGTCACCTCGCTGGACCGACGACCGGCCCATCTAAATGGCGACCTTCGACTACCCGACTTTGTGCCACACGCACAGGCGGGAATGTTTCTAGGGGTATTTGATGGGCTCTTCAACTACATCTCCGAAGTGACCAGGTTGCGAGACAAGATCAGGCAGCGACACAATGAAGGGTATGAGCCTGCGGTTGACTACCAGATATTGAGTGAGGCCGTCTCGATTGACTCCGCTATCCGGCTTTGGGAAACGTCCTATCCGCCAAACACTGCGAACTGGTCTCTGGCACAGCTTTATCGGCAGTCGACCTGGGTGTACCTCTATCGTACTATTCGCCCCTCGCAACCAGGTGACAAGATAGGTCAAGTGGTGGATGATGGCCTGGAATACTTGGATCAGCTCCCACAGGACGCTGGCGCTTACAGCATTGTCCTGATGCCGTTGTTCCTCCTCGGGTGCTCGGCGTTTTTGCAGCACCAGCGGGAGCGAATCCAGAAAGGATTCGAAACACTCAAATCCTACTCTAACCTTCGCAACATCGAACCTGCATTCAAAGTCGTAGAAAAGGTGTGGGAAGTCATGGACTCCAACATCGAGGAAAGTTGGGATTGGGAGAAAATCATCAAGGATATGGATATGGATTTTCTCATTACCTGA
- a CDS encoding uncharacterized protein (of unknown function-domain containing protein), with the protein MTLLYIRGLAPYQPGDNGTDVIINEVHFNRTTLDTYNYRLYTNGTLSNGTNCYLAFQRFRPHMFAENGTFINGTSCYAPINDIGQHASLGLAYALMFVIAIFLSLINLRKHGRSYLRHDHRWNIVSRRLKWCWLIFVAVCGAISCFMSIDVDRNYLQSAPLILQSVFYTLLTPGLMAAVWEAVRHWASWQARQIHDRDPYAFTKTSTRTRQETLLPILFYILALLNFILTVPRSWSAIELQRSEEQQTLNARPVATDTRWRAAGFIALAGMLVITYSLEHSIYRYKPRPSSTAGQLLFYLNAAPSQFLLAIAILGIKIGYAIASAFDWTVSPLKYDVQSGWIYGLGYTPALLIILLFNICGYCELNEDKALIARRGELESALASDVGIGQRNPPWWKKQRLRSLAREVTGRGSPIDRDREDMARYVEMGIIKPQEQSGDRVVGIAELNKEEPRITTRQATSVGDDGSESPLDHVEYVVQPERSASPQAIPRGADI; encoded by the exons ATGACGCTGCTATACATAAGGGGACTAGCCCCCTACCAACCAGGTGACAACGGTACCGATGTGATCATTAACGAAGTGCACTTCAATCGAACCACACTAGACACCTACAACTACAGGCTCTACACCAACGGAACACTTTCCAATGGCACAAACTGCTACCTAGCCTTCCAGCGATTCAGACCTCATATGTTCGCCGAGAATGGCACGTTCATCAACGGAACATCGTGCTACGCGCCCATCAATGATATCGGCCAACATGCGTCCCTCGGCCTCGCATATGCGCTGATGTTTGTcatcgccatcttcctcaGCCTCATTAACCTCCGCAAGCACGGCCGAAGCTACCTACGGCATGACCACCGCTGGAACATCGTAAGCCGACGACTAAAATGGTGCTGGCTCATATTCGTCGCCGTCTGCGGCGCCATTAGCTGCTTCATGAGCATCGACGTCGATAGAAACTACCTCCAAAGCGCACCTCTGATCCTCCAAAGCGTATTTTACACCCTCTTAACACCAGGCCTAATGGCCGCAGTCTGGGAAGCCGTCCGACACTG GGCAAGCTGGCAAGCCCGCCAAATCCACGACCGCGACCCCTACGCCTTCACGAAAACCAGCACACGCACACGGCAGGAAACCCTCCTCCCGATTCTCTTCTACATCCTCGCCCTCCTAAACTTCATCCTCACCGTGCCCCGCAGCTGGTCCGCCATCGAGCTCCAACGCAGCGAAGAGCAACAAACCCTCAACGCCCGCCCAGTAGCAACAGACACCCGCTGGCGCGCAGCAGGCTTCATAGCTCTAGCCGGCATGCTAGTGATAACCTACAGCCTCGAACACAGCATCTACCGGTACAAGCCTCGCCCATCCAGCACAGCCGGCCAACTCCTCTTCTACCTAAACGCCGCACCCTCCCAATTCCTcctcgccatcgccatcctaGGAATTAAAATCGGCTACGCCATCGCCTCAGCCTTCGATTGGACCGTCTCACCACTGAAATACGATGTCCAGTCCGGCTGGATCTATGGCCTAGGCTATACCCCCGCCCTACTTATCATTCTCCTCTTTAATATCTGCGGCTACTGCGAGCTAAACGAGGACAAGGCACTCATAGCGCGACGCGGGGAACTAGAATCCGCATTAGCCAGCGACGTGGGTATCGGACAGAGAAATCCACCgtggtggaagaagcaaCGGCTGCGTTCGCTCGCGAGGGAGGTAACAGGTCGGGGATCCCCGATTGACCGGGACAGGGAGGATATGGCCCGGTACGTCGAGATGGGGATTATCAAACCGCAGGAGCAGAGCGGGGATAGAGTCGTGGGGATCGCAGAGCTGAACAAGGAGGAACCCCGCATTACGACGCGGCAGGCAACGAGtgttggagatgatgggTCGGAGTCGCCGCTGGATCATGTTGAGTATGTTGTGCAACCGGAGCGGAGTGCATCTCCGCAAGCCATCCCCAGGGGGGCGGATATATGA
- a CDS encoding uncharacterized protein (expressed protein) gives MLGFLFTCIPWVVMYMIQGRHLHTFDMDTVSSTEIINHQHDQLVYRVILTTAKAGFKASVNKCHENSWPRESEIEQAIMEDKKQKAPPMLYDAPSLTTPVLPKITINNKTRSS, from the coding sequence ATGCTCGGGTTTTTATTTACATGTATCCCATGGGTAGTTATGTACATGATACAGGGGAGACATTTACACACTTTTGACATGGACACAGTAAGCTCAACCGAAATAATCAATCATCAACATGATCAATTGGTATATCGAGTCATCCTAACCACTGCCAAGGCTGGTTTCAAAGCGTCTGTCAACAAGTGCCATGAAAACAGTTGGCCTCGGGAATCTGAAATAGAACAAGCCATAATGGAAgacaaaaagcaaaaggcccCACCCATGCTTTATGATGCACCCTCTTTAACAACGCCGGTCCTGCCCAAAATCACGataaacaacaaaacaaGATCGTCATGA
- a CDS encoding camp independent regulatory protein, producing METYHGHVRTPADAIILFEACRIGLLPRVQRRLSEKERQLIRSGSVFVWDEREAGMRRWTDGKSWSASRVSGSFLTYREMEGKRGGTGVAQSTMSRAGKTPESRGSDDDRGDGADEGPDGYRYKPDGLMKQSFSITTSTGQHLHLISYYSRSHPSAANLQQPSTDPALRHVRPQKGLYPESTVNDQQNLPVVTRGPMAGATYSVPPHPMGAYARSGATHPQSYTPSYAWPPTPLATPPTVAVPYPSYLPPVSGTNGHGPYAHHQPHALPPPPPPQPLGTPYERPVHPAEALAPTIQAPSVPHPSLPVIANGRSPRLVADPHELHQRSPQEYVPVDLRRASPRTQPPSIPPAAGLVARSPHLSSQAPTSAVHISPPATTIKPPEPSSSGTTVPSIGALMNGTPASGSLPAITAPSSGRAEGPRDIPSEKIGFGGEDMRALRQLDRVFTA from the coding sequence ATGGAGACGTATCACGGCCACGTCCGCACGCCGGCGGACGCTATTATCCTCTTCGAAGCATGTCGCATTGGCCTCCTGCCCCGCGTACAGAGACGATTGTCCGAGAAAGAACGCCAATTAATTCGATCCGGATCGGTCTTCGTGTGGGATGAGCGGGAAGCGGGGATGCGCAGATGGACGGACGGGAAGTCCTGGAGCGCCAGTCGCGTGTCGGGCAGCTTTTTGACATATCGTGAAATGGAGGGCAAGCGAGGGGGAACGGGCGTGGCGCAATCCACCATGTCGAGAGCGGGCAAAACCCCGGAGAGTCGAGGGAGTGATGATGACCGGGGGGACGGCGCAGATGAGGGTCCGGATGGCTACAGATACAAGCCTGATGGTCTGATGAAGCAGTCTTTCAGCATCACCACCTCTACTGGccaacatcttcatctcatcagTTACTACTCTAGGTCACATCCCTCTGCCGCCAACCTTCAACAGCCATCGACGGATCCCGCCCTGCGTCATGTTCGCCCGCAGAAAGGTCTGTACCCGGAATCTACTGTCAATGACCAACAAAATTTGCCAGTAGTGACACGCGGACCAATGGCTGGAGCTACCTATTCGGTGCCACCTCATCCAATGGGTGCATATGCCCGCTCGGGAGCCACACATCCTCAGTCATACACTCCATCATACGCATGGCCACCGACCCCATTAGCTACCCCGCCAACCGTCGCGGTCCCGTATCCTTCGTATCTCCCGCCGGTATCGGGAACGAACGGTCATGGGCCATATGCTCACCATCAACCACATGCTTTGCCTCCCCCACCGCCTCCACAACCGCTGGGGACACCTTATGAGCGACCGGTACATCCAGCTGAGGCATTGGCCCCAACAATACAAGCTCCGAGCGTGCCGCATCCGTCTCTGCCGGTCATTGCAAATGGCCGGTCACCGCGACTGGTTGCAGATCCCCACGAGCTTCATCAGCGCAGTCCTCAAGAATACGTACCAGTGGACCTTCGAAGGGCATCTCCACGCACACAACCACCTTCTATCCCTCCCGCTGCCGGGTTGGTTGCGCGGAGCCCACACTTGTCGAGCCAGGCTCCCACAAGTGCGGTACACATCTCTCCTCCAGCCACTACCATTAAACCGCCAGAACCCAGCAGCTCTGGCACAACCGTGCCCAGCATTGGAGCTCTGATGAACGGCACGCCAGCTAGTGGCTCTTTGCCGGCGATCACCGCGCCATCATCGGGACGAGCCGAAGGACCGCGCGATATCCCCAGCGAGAAGATTGGATTCGGAGGAGAGGACATGCGGGCCCTCCGACAATTAGACCGGGTGTTCACTGCGTGA